One segment of Magnetospirillum sp. 15-1 DNA contains the following:
- a CDS encoding polysaccharide deacetylase family protein, whose amino-acid sequence MIERLPTTDKVVALTFDACEARGAPAFLDHTILKVLETEKVPYTIFASGLFARRNAAELARLAAGDGVRIENHSLDHPQHMERLDPAAIRREVEEADAAIQAVTGRKPRFFRFPAGNYDAATLGVVEATGHKVVHWTFPSGDPARGLTPEHLKEWVLSKTRPGAILIFHVNQRAPATGPALPGLLAELRRRGYRFVSLEEALP is encoded by the coding sequence GTGATCGAGCGCCTGCCCACCACCGATAAGGTGGTGGCGCTGACCTTCGACGCCTGCGAGGCCAGGGGCGCCCCCGCCTTCCTCGACCACACCATCCTGAAGGTGCTCGAGACGGAGAAGGTGCCCTACACCATCTTCGCCAGCGGCCTGTTCGCCAGACGCAACGCCGCCGAACTGGCCCGCCTCGCCGCCGGCGACGGAGTGCGGATCGAGAACCATTCCCTCGACCATCCGCAGCACATGGAGCGCCTCGACCCCGCCGCGATCCGCCGCGAGGTGGAGGAGGCCGATGCCGCCATCCAGGCGGTGACCGGCCGCAAACCCCGCTTCTTCCGCTTTCCCGCCGGCAATTACGACGCCGCCACCTTAGGCGTGGTGGAAGCCACCGGCCATAAGGTGGTGCACTGGACCTTCCCGTCCGGCGACCCGGCCCGGGGCCTGACGCCCGAGCATTTGAAGGAGTGGGTGCTGTCCAAGACCCGGCCCGGCGCGATCCTCATCTTCCACGTCAACCAGCGCGCCCCGGCCACCGGCCCCGCCCTGCCCGGCCTCCTGGCCGAGCTGCGGCGCAGGGGTTATCGCTTCGTGTCCCTGGAGGAGGCCCTGCCGTGA